One segment of Castanea sativa cultivar Marrone di Chiusa Pesio chromosome 3, ASM4071231v1 DNA contains the following:
- the LOC142629059 gene encoding uncharacterized protein LOC142629059: MNILLWNCRGALNPLFHVTLKNLIVTHSPSIVIITETRVGGERAKDITDRLPFDGALHADTIGYSGGIWVLWKLEERKLLWKNLASIAPMHDLPWLMLGDFNEMLSSSDKLGGNPLIPRRVQMFKDCLDSCGMVDLGFHGPRFTWVNKREVGHFIQERLDRGFANSEWRRMYLEAAIHHLVRTHSDHCPVLLKMDNNGLSNLSRSFRFQPMWMSHPLFSDFVADSCMDDGPLNLNVEKFTADVKIWNKEVFGDIFQRKKRLEARLRGIQSRIADGLNLYLLNLECQLRKEYSEVLQSEEEFWLEVKEGLWSLKPLKAPGPDGIHAGFFQAYWQLVGTSVVNEVCKVFQDSTMPPHLNETLITLIPKYPGADCLASFRPISLCNIVYKVVTKIIVKRLRPFLPNLISPLQTAFVLGRMGLDNMIIA, from the exons ATGAATATATTACTATGGAACTGTAGAGGGGCTTTGAACCCTCTTTTTCATGTCACCTTGAAAAATCTGATTGTTACCCACTCTCCTTCAATTGTAATTATCACTGAAACCCGTGTTGGTGGAGAACGGGCAAAGGATATTACGGATAGGCTTCCTTTTGACGGAGCCTTGCATGCTGACACCATTGGTTACTCAGGTGGTATTTGGGTGCTCTGGAA ATTAGAGGAAAGGAAATTGCTGTGGAAAAACTTAGCTTCTATTGCTCCTATGCACGATTTGCCCTGGTTGATGTTGGGTGATTTTAATGAGATGTTGTCTAGTAGTGATAAGCTGGGAGGGAACCCCCTTATTCCTAGAAGAGTTCAAATGTTTAAGGATTGTCTGGACTCTTGTGGTATGGTGGACCTAGGATTTCATGGGCCTCGCTTCACTTGGGTCAATAAAAGGGAGGTGGGTCATTTCATCCAAGAAAGGTTGGATAGAGGTTTTGCTAACTCTGAATGGAGAAGGATGTATCTAGAGGCGGCAATACATCATCTTGTCCGCACCCATTCTGATCACTGCCCTGTGCTTCTGAAAATGGATAATAATGGCCTTTCAAATTTAAGCAGGTCGTTTAGATTTCAACCAATGTGGATGTCTCATCCTTTGTTCTCAGATTTTGTAGCTGACTCTTGCATGGATGATGGAcctttaaatttaaatgttgagAAATTCACAGCTGATGTTAAAATTTGGAATAAAGAAGTTTTTGGAGATATCTTccagagaaaaaaaagacttgAGGCCAGACTTAGAGGAATTCAATCTAGAATTGCTGATGGGTTAAATCTTTATCTCCTAAATCTAGAATGTCAACTTAGAAAGGAGTATTCGGAAGTTCTCCAATCCGAGGAGGAGTTCTG GCTTGAAGTAAAGGAGGGGTTATGGAGTCTCAAGCCTCTAAAAGCTCCAGGACCGGATGGGATCCATGCGGGGTTTTTCCAAGCCTACTGGCAGCTTGTTGGTACTTCGGTGGTAAATGAAGTGTGCAAGGTTTTCCAAGATTCCACTATGCCCCCCCATCTTAATGAGACCCTTATCACTCTTATTCCTAAATATCCAGGGGCTGATTGTCTGGCTTCGTTTAGACCCATTAGCCTTTGTAATATAGTGTATAAAGTGGTCACCAAGATAATAGTCAAGAGACTTCGCCCTTTCTTGCCTAATCTCATTTCTCCTCTTCAAACCGCCTTTGTCCTAGGAAGAATGGGGTTGGATAATATGATCATTGCCTAA
- the LOC142630016 gene encoding uncharacterized protein LOC142630016: MVASLCTCVSVCKGYPSYIIYSIKLSQLLPSEYISKSKSKGCGSSSDSDSVTLCSSPTTYTTIFSSNSSSSSKEQEGCNSYSELKWNKFATLGGNGLPDAMNCCVMGSKIILAGGLLIFPDMSSEYSTWIFTLETNPALDPKPEFQNINKKKKKNRKNNFSLKRLSAGKSHPLLVEIEGRLYALARNPLEPFEELSSPTFEVFDPSTQQWSPLPPPPFFNRNQTRCFAPWHDDARGCFDYVVMDSKISVCGPFSVGYTFDIPTKKWTHCLYFGMNPFPFAGMGLMIKLSTRGHKAIIDHDQLDNCLRAYFLHYADVYGHCQSVPIPVDIPPEFAHCRPNFVHLGDGIICVVMATVVAEFEPELRIFVATFQVSRVNRRSIYLDLWEKWVTYDLDGHDDADVDDTIANRCKFIRFKILNTHLSVYKSKPSKYEIVSDCIGAYLL, encoded by the coding sequence ATGGTAGCAAGTCTCTGTACGTGTGTCTCTGTTTGCAAAGGCTACCCTTCTTACATAATCTATTCTATCAAATTGAGCCAACTTCTACCATCTGAATACATatctaaatccaaatccaaaggCTGCGGCAGCTCCAGCGACAGTGACAGTGTCACCCTTTGCAGCTCACCAACTACATATACAACCATCTTCAGTTCTAATTCTAGTTCCAGTTCCAAGGAACAAGAAGGATGCAATTCATATTCAGAATTGAAATGGAATAAATTCGCAACTCTTGGGGGTAATGGTCTCCCCGACGCAATGAATTGCTGTGTTATGGGCTCCAAAATTATTCTCGCCGGTGGCTTATTAATCTTTCCTGACATGAGTTCTGAATATAGCACTTGGATTTTCACCTTGGAAACCAACCCAGCTCTGGATCCCAAGCCTGAATTCCAGAAcataaacaagaagaagaagaagaacagaaaaaacaatttttctctGAAACGTCTAAGCGCTGGCAAATCTCACCCCCTATTGGTGGAAATTGAGGGCAGGCTCTATGCCCTCGCTCGCAATCCCCTTGAGCCCTTTGAGGAGTTGTCCAGCCCTACTTTTGAGGTATTTGACCCATCCACCCAACAGTGGTCACCTCTCCCTCCCCCTCCATTTTTCAACCGTAATCAAACTCGCTGTTTTGCCCCATGGCACGACGATGCTCGTGGTTGCTTCGATTATGTAGTGATGGACTCCAAGATCTCTGTTTGTGGTCCTTTTAGTGTGGGATACACCTTCGACATCCCCACCAAAAAATGGACTCACTGTTTATACTTTGGTATGAATCCATTTCCATTTGCGGGCATGGGTCTAATGATTAAATTAAGTACTCGTGGACATAAGGCCATCATTGACCATGATCAACTCGACAACTGCTTGCGTGCCTACTTCCTGCATTATGCTGATGTTTATGGTCATTGTCAATCTGTTCCTATACCTGTTGACATCCCTCCTGAATTTGCCCATTGCCGTCCTAATTTTGTTCATCTAGGGGACGGGATTATCTGTGTTGTTATGGCTACTGTTGTGGCTGAGTTTGAGCCGGAGTTGCGTATCTTTGTTGCCACTTTTCAAGTTTCAAGAGTTAACCGACGGAGTATTTATCTTGACTTGTGGGAAAAGTGGGTTACATATGATCTCGACGGCCATGATGATGCCGATGTAGATGACACTATAGCAAATCGTTGCAAATTCATTCGCTTCAAAATCCTCAACACTCATCTCTCTGTATACAAGTCAAAGCCATCCAAATACGAGATTGTCTCTGACTGCATTGGCGCCTATCTCCTGTAA